In Fusobacterium sp., a single genomic region encodes these proteins:
- a CDS encoding BCCT family transporter yields MIKHFQKRIGLTFWISILLTFTLIGLALLIPNEFNQFTKNIRISLGYGFGWYYLTITTLIVCLCVFIIFTPVGKIKLGDPTSKPEHSRLSWLAMLFSAGMGIGLVFYGAAEPLSHFAVSAPEAKLYSKAALKDAFQYSFFHYGIHAWSIYAIVALSLAYFQFRKKEKTMISATLKPILKEKTDGFIGKFLDSMTIFATMIGVSTTLGYGAIQISGGLNYLFGISDSFSVQLLIIVVATVLFLFSALSGIGKGVKLLSNLNIVIAIGIMLTLMLVGPRVQILNTMVSSFGEYLQNFLHMSLRTAPGNPTEQAWIQQWTILYWSWWISWSPFVGIFIARISKGRTIKEFLIYVLCVPSIFSFLWFSIFGVASTEVYKINEKISTLPIEKVLFVTLEHYPLGNILSIISIILVFSFFITSADSATYVLAMQSEYGNLNPHKEVKIVWGILLSVIATILLKIGGLNALQNVLIIIAFPFTFVLILLIISFIIELNYEKKQMGLYLKPKNYPSKDSPFRSYEE; encoded by the coding sequence ATGATAAAGCATTTTCAAAAAAGAATAGGGTTGACATTTTGGATATCTATTCTATTAACATTCACGCTTATAGGCTTAGCATTACTAATCCCAAATGAGTTTAATCAATTTACAAAAAATATTCGGATATCTTTAGGATATGGATTTGGGTGGTATTATCTTACCATAACTACTTTAATTGTATGTTTATGTGTATTTATAATTTTTACTCCTGTTGGAAAAATAAAATTAGGTGACCCCACTTCCAAACCTGAACATTCTAGACTATCATGGCTAGCTATGTTATTTTCTGCTGGAATGGGGATTGGATTGGTTTTTTATGGAGCTGCAGAACCTTTATCACACTTTGCTGTATCAGCACCAGAAGCTAAATTATACAGTAAAGCTGCTCTTAAAGATGCTTTTCAATATTCATTTTTTCATTATGGGATACATGCTTGGTCTATTTATGCTATTGTAGCACTGTCATTAGCATATTTTCAATTTAGAAAAAAAGAAAAGACAATGATCTCAGCAACATTAAAACCGATATTAAAAGAGAAGACAGATGGATTTATTGGAAAATTTCTTGATAGTATGACTATTTTTGCAACAATGATTGGAGTTTCTACAACATTGGGATATGGGGCAATTCAAATAAGTGGAGGATTAAATTATTTATTTGGTATTTCTGATTCATTTTCTGTTCAATTACTTATTATTGTTGTTGCAACTGTATTATTTTTATTTTCTGCATTATCAGGTATTGGGAAGGGAGTAAAATTACTTTCTAATCTTAATATTGTTATAGCAATAGGAATAATGTTGACATTAATGTTAGTCGGACCTAGAGTCCAGATATTAAATACGATGGTTTCTTCTTTTGGTGAATATTTACAGAATTTTTTGCATATGAGTTTAAGAACAGCACCTGGAAATCCAACTGAGCAAGCTTGGATTCAGCAGTGGACTATATTATATTGGTCATGGTGGATTTCATGGTCTCCATTTGTAGGCATATTTATAGCTAGAATTTCTAAAGGAAGGACTATAAAAGAATTTCTTATATATGTTTTGTGTGTTCCATCAATATTTTCATTTTTATGGTTTTCCATTTTTGGAGTTGCTTCTACAGAAGTTTATAAGATTAATGAAAAAATTAGTACACTACCTATTGAAAAAGTATTATTTGTTACATTAGAACATTATCCTCTAGGAAACATTTTATCAATTATTTCAATTATACTGGTATTTTCATTTTTTATAACTTCTGCAGATTCAGCAACTTATGTGCTTGCAATGCAGTCTGAATATGGAAATTTGAATCCACACAAAGAAGTAAAAATTGTTTGGGGAATACTATTATCTGTCATTGCAACAATATTGCTTAAAATAGGTGGCTTGAATGCATTACAAAATGTTTTGATTATTATAGCTTTTCCATTTACATTTGTTCTTATACTATTAATTATTTCATTTATTATAGAATTAAATTATGAAAAAAAACAAATGGGCCTTTATTTGAAACCAAAAAATTATCCTTCTAAAGATTCACCTTTTAGATCATATGAAGAATGA